In a single window of the Alosa sapidissima isolate fAloSap1 chromosome 18, fAloSap1.pri, whole genome shotgun sequence genome:
- the aimp1b gene encoding aminoacyl tRNA synthase complex-interacting multifunctional protein 1 → MSAPGLPPRDEAALKEQEQMMEFFRQKMMLLGEKAMLQKSVREEKKLLVENGKLKGEIEQLKKQLQENQRRKAAKLKALSEAQAASPANPEPAGGATAPRSPSPSATPAAKAPPRKNKPQGESEGRRRKGTGRKSGAQDSELGIWQLDLRVGRIVSARQHPEEESLCVQEVDFGEGQPRTAVSGFLTSAPTEQMSERLCVCVCNGRAVRMKGVLSKVHVLCVADYAHLEMLSPPSSALPGDRVTFNNYPGEPDRELSPRVFGRLQPDLCTDARGVACYRGVAFEVKGKGLCRAPSICNGSIQ, encoded by the exons ATGTCTGCACCAGGTCTGCCTCCACGTGATGAAGCGGCGCTGAAAGAGCAGGAGCAGATGATGGAGTTCTTCAGGCAGAAGATGATGCTGCTGGGAGAGAAAGCTA TGCTGCAGAAGTCGGTGCGAGAGGAGAAGAAGCTGCTGGTGGAGAATGGCAAACTGAAAGGGGAGATTGAGCAGCTGAAGAAACAACTTCAGGAAAACCAGAGAAGAAAAGCAg CTAAGCTGAAGGCGTTATCTGAGGCCCAGGCTGCCAGTCCTGCCAACCCAGAGCCTGCAGGGGGCGCCACAGCGCCACGGTCACCATCACCATCTGCCACGCCGGCTGCTAAAGCTCCCCCACGCAAGAACAAACCtcagggagagagcgagggaaggaggaggaaag ggACCGGTAGGAAATCGGGGGCGCAGGACTCAGAGCTTGGGATCTGGCAGCTGGACCTGCGAGTCGGACGCATCGTGTCGGCAcggcaacacccagaggaagaATCTTTGTGTGTACAGGAAGTGGATTTTGGAGAGGGACAGCCCAGGACAGCAGTCAGCGGATTTCTCACAAGCGCTCCCACAGAACAG atgagtgagaggctgtgtgtgtgtgtgtgtaatggccgTGCCGTGCGTATGAAGGGTGTGCTGTCCAAGGTGCATGTTCTCTGTGTCGCTGACTACGCTCACCTGGAGATGCTGAGCCCTCCTAGCTCCGCCCTGCCGGGAGACAGAGTCACCTTCAACAACTACCCAG GTGAACCGGATCGTGAACTGAGCCCCCGTGTCTTTGGCCGTCTGCAGCCAGATCTGTGCACGGATGCGAGGGGTGTGGCCTGCTACAGGGGAGTGGCCTTTGAGGTGAAGGGGAAGGGCTTGTGCCGCGCTCCCAGTATCTGCAACGGATCCATCCAATAG